Proteins encoded together in one Candidatus Methylomirabilis sp. window:
- a CDS encoding gluconokinase has translation MPPVLPSEAEAPLTVALDIGTSSVRALLFDRRGCLLAGREGRAAYAMEVTPDGGVQTDADAMVARAATCLDALLAAPGAPLPPIAAVATSAFWHSLVGVDGSGQAVTPLYSWGDTRSRGEAAELRQRLDEPAIHARTGCPLHPSYLPAKLLWLSRTAPPSFRRAARWMSIGEYLHLCLLGRAACSLSMASGTGLLNQREGTWDAEVLRAISVSPEQLSSLTDLDAPPAGMRAQFASRWPALRDALWFPALGDGACGNVGSGCTGPGRVALMVGTSGAMRALCEAPAGRVPWGLWAYRLDRRRAVLGGALSSGGDVFAWLQGVLRLGAAEEVERELAVLPPDGHGLTCLPFLAGERSPGWAAEARGALVGLRLATRPIEILQAALEAIAYRFALIRELLGQVLPGPTEIVAS, from the coding sequence ATGCCACCCGTCCTGCCGAGCGAGGCCGAGGCTCCCCTCACCGTCGCCCTGGATATCGGGACCTCCTCGGTCCGGGCCCTCCTCTTCGACCGCCGCGGCTGCCTCTTGGCGGGCCGGGAGGGGCGGGCCGCGTACGCGATGGAGGTGACGCCCGACGGCGGCGTCCAGACCGACGCGGACGCCATGGTCGCCCGGGCTGCGACCTGCCTGGACGCGCTCCTCGCGGCCCCCGGGGCCCCTCTTCCGCCGATCGCCGCGGTGGCCACCTCGGCCTTCTGGCACAGCCTGGTCGGCGTGGACGGCAGCGGGCAGGCCGTCACCCCCCTCTATAGCTGGGGCGATACGCGCAGCCGGGGCGAGGCGGCCGAGCTCCGTCAGCGCCTCGACGAGCCGGCGATCCATGCGCGGACGGGCTGCCCTCTCCACCCCAGCTACCTTCCCGCCAAGCTCCTCTGGCTCTCCCGCACCGCTCCTCCGTCATTCCGCCGGGCCGCCCGCTGGATGTCCATCGGCGAGTACCTGCACCTCTGCCTGCTCGGCCGGGCCGCCTGCAGCCTCTCGATGGCCTCGGGGACCGGCCTCCTCAACCAGCGGGAGGGGACCTGGGACGCCGAGGTGCTCCGGGCCATCTCCGTCAGCCCCGAGCAGCTCTCTTCCCTCACGGACCTGGATGCGCCGCCGGCGGGGATGCGGGCGCAGTTCGCCAGCCGGTGGCCCGCCCTGCGCGATGCCCTCTGGTTCCCGGCCCTCGGGGACGGCGCCTGCGGCAACGTGGGAAGCGGGTGCACGGGGCCCGGCCGGGTGGCCCTGATGGTGGGAACGTCGGGGGCGATGCGCGCCCTCTGCGAGGCGCCGGCCGGGCGCGTCCCGTGGGGCCTCTGGGCGTATCGTCTCGACCGTCGCCGGGCCGTCCTGGGGGGAGCGCTGAGCAGCGGGGGGGACGTCTTCGCCTGGCTGCAGGGCGTCCTCCGCCTCGGCGCCGCCGAGGAGGTCGAGCGGGAGCTGGCCGTCCTGCCGCCGGACGGCCACGGCCTCACCTGCCTCCCGTTCCTCGCGGGGGAGCGGAGCCCGGGCTGGGCGGCGGAGGCACGCGGCGCCCTGGTGGGGCTCCGCCTCGCGACTCGACCGATCGAGATCCTGCAGGCGGCGCTCGAGGCCATCGCCTACCGCTTCGCGCTCATCCGCGAGCTCCTGGGCCAGGTCCTCCCGGGGCCCACGGAGATCGTGGCCTC
- a CDS encoding cold-shock protein, with protein MAQGQVKWFSDSKGYGFIQQEGGEDVFVHHTAIQSEGFRSLAEGDKVEFEVVRGPKGFQATNVRKV; from the coding sequence ATGGCTCAGGGGCAGGTAAAGTGGTTCAGCGACAGCAAGGGGTACGGCTTCATCCAGCAGGAAGGCGGCGAGGACGTCTTCGTCCACCACACGGCCATTCAGTCCGAGGGGTTCCGCTCCCTGGCCGAGGGGGACAAGGTCGAGTTCGAGGTGGTGCGGGGCCCCAAGGGCTTCCAGGCCACCAACGTCCGGAAGGTCTAG
- a CDS encoding SIS domain-containing protein, which translates to MPLSGYSGASRAILERIEATQGGALEKAADSVFASLKAGGVLHVFGSGHSHAVAEEAFHRAGGLVPVNLIQEAFLTPLTAPRKSGKLERVSGIAAVLLEASGARAGEVLLVISNSGINAVPVEMALEGKARGLTVLALTSLAHARATASRQASGKRLFEVADCVLDTCGEVGDAAVAYPGLAARVGPTSLLAGVYLLNNLVCRVVERFLAAGLTPPVFLSANVPGGDEHNRALEARYRDRIPAL; encoded by the coding sequence ATGCCCCTCTCCGGCTACAGCGGAGCCTCCCGCGCGATCCTGGAGCGGATCGAGGCCACCCAGGGAGGCGCGCTCGAGAAGGCGGCGGACTCCGTCTTCGCCTCGCTGAAGGCCGGTGGGGTCCTGCACGTCTTCGGGAGCGGCCACTCCCACGCCGTGGCGGAGGAGGCCTTCCACCGGGCGGGCGGCCTGGTTCCCGTGAACCTGATCCAGGAGGCCTTTCTCACGCCCCTGACGGCGCCCCGGAAGAGCGGCAAGCTCGAGCGGGTGAGCGGCATCGCCGCCGTGCTCCTGGAGGCGAGCGGCGCCCGCGCCGGCGAGGTTCTCCTGGTCATCTCCAACTCGGGGATCAACGCGGTCCCCGTGGAGATGGCCCTGGAGGGGAAGGCCCGGGGCCTCACGGTCCTCGCCCTCACCTCCCTCGCCCACGCGCGGGCGACGGCCTCCCGGCAGGCGAGCGGCAAGCGCCTCTTCGAAGTGGCCGACTGCGTCCTGGATACCTGCGGCGAGGTGGGGGATGCCGCCGTGGCCTACCCCGGGTTGGCGGCCAGGGTCGGCCCCACTTCCCTCCTGGCCGGGGTCTATCTCCTCAATAATCTCGTCTGCCGGGTGGTGGAGCGCTTCCTCGCCGCCGGCCTGACCCCTCCGGTCTTTCTGAGCGCCAACGTGCCGGGGGGGGACGAACACAACCGCGCCCTCGAGGCGCGCTACCGCGATCGGATCCCGGCCCTGTGA
- a CDS encoding RNA-binding protein — protein sequence MGKRVYVGNLPFTTDEAQLRALFEEGGRHVEAVNVVTDRDTGRPRGFAFVDMASDQEAQAAINALNGREFGGRVLTVSEARERPARGAPGGDRGGGRPPRRGGF from the coding sequence ATGGGCAAGCGGGTCTACGTGGGCAACCTCCCCTTCACGACGGATGAGGCGCAGCTTCGCGCGCTCTTCGAGGAAGGGGGCCGGCACGTGGAGGCGGTCAACGTCGTGACCGACCGGGACACCGGGCGGCCGCGGGGGTTCGCCTTCGTGGACATGGCATCGGACCAGGAGGCGCAGGCCGCCATCAACGCCCTGAACGGCCGGGAGTTCGGCGGTCGGGTCCTCACGGTCAGCGAGGCGCGCGAGCGGCCGGCCCGCGGCGCTCCCGGGGGCGACCGGGGCGGCGGACGGCCGCCGCGTCGGGGCGGTTTCTAA
- a CDS encoding anhydro-N-acetylmuramic acid kinase gives MVHSRPGPRRGPEEEALKVLGLMSGTSADGIDAALVQIAPGNPLPRPSLLHFRQVPFPAELRAEILACTAPPEGTVDRVCRLNARLGEAFAEAALECLREAGVAPEEVALVGSHGQTLHHQPPGPGAVAPPATLQVGSAAVIAERTGITTVADFRPRDLAAGGEGAPLTPLFHAALFRVPGRARIVLNLGGIANLTYLPPGAGTEGVLAFDVGPGNALLDALAARSSGGAETYDRDGALARGGRPAAALLARLLRHPFLKRRPPKSTGRETFGPAFLEDLLAWPEARGLTPSDAAATLTAFTARAVADAVATFLPPGTADLLLCGGGAQNPTLVKALAEACPHLRCLRTDEAGFPARAVEAAAFALLASLTATGRPGNLPAATGARAPVILGSITPGRTLSRLPLPEA, from the coding sequence GTGGTACATTCTCGGCCGGGTCCGCGGCGGGGACCCGAGGAGGAGGCCCTGAAGGTCCTCGGCCTGATGTCCGGGACATCCGCTGACGGAATCGACGCCGCCCTGGTGCAGATCGCGCCGGGGAACCCCCTCCCCCGCCCGAGCCTCCTGCATTTCCGCCAGGTCCCCTTCCCCGCCGAGCTTCGGGCCGAGATCCTGGCGTGCACCGCCCCGCCGGAGGGGACGGTGGACCGGGTCTGCCGCCTCAATGCGAGGCTGGGGGAGGCCTTCGCCGAAGCCGCCCTCGAGTGCCTCCGGGAGGCGGGGGTCGCACCCGAGGAGGTCGCCCTCGTCGGATCCCACGGCCAGACCCTCCACCACCAGCCCCCAGGGCCGGGGGCCGTCGCCCCCCCGGCCACCCTGCAGGTCGGAAGCGCGGCCGTGATCGCGGAGCGCACGGGGATCACGACCGTCGCCGACTTCCGACCGCGGGACCTCGCGGCGGGAGGCGAGGGGGCGCCGCTCACTCCCCTCTTTCACGCCGCCCTGTTCCGCGTGCCCGGCAGGGCGCGGATCGTCCTGAACCTCGGGGGGATCGCGAACCTGACGTACCTCCCGCCGGGGGCGGGCACCGAGGGGGTGCTGGCCTTCGACGTCGGCCCCGGCAATGCTCTCCTGGATGCTCTGGCGGCGCGCTCGAGTGGGGGGGCCGAGACGTACGACCGGGACGGGGCGCTGGCCCGGGGCGGCCGCCCCGCGGCGGCCCTCCTGGCCCGCCTGCTCCGCCACCCGTTCCTGAAGCGCCGCCCCCCCAAGAGCACCGGACGGGAGACCTTCGGGCCCGCCTTCCTGGAGGACCTGCTGGCCTGGCCGGAGGCCCGGGGGCTCACCCCGTCCGACGCGGCCGCCACGCTCACGGCCTTCACGGCCCGCGCCGTGGCCGACGCCGTCGCGACGTTCCTCCCCCCGGGGACCGCCGACCTGCTCCTCTGCGGCGGCGGGGCCCAGAACCCGACCCTCGTCAAGGCGCTGGCCGAGGCCTGCCCGCACCTCCGCTGCCTGAGGACCGACGAGGCCGGCTTCCCCGCCCGCGCCGTGGAGGCGGCCGCCTTCGCTCTCCTCGCCTCCCTCACCGCCACCGGCCGCCCGGGCAACCTCCCGGCCGCGACCGGCGCCCGCGCCCCCGTGATCCTGGGGAGCATCACCCCGGGGCGCACTCTCTCCCGACTCCCCCTCCCGGAGGCCTGA